One Oncorhynchus clarkii lewisi isolate Uvic-CL-2024 chromosome 32, UVic_Ocla_1.0, whole genome shotgun sequence DNA window includes the following coding sequences:
- the LOC139391893 gene encoding maturin-like has product MEFKQLVEVAEKWCSSVPFDLIFAEEDDERRLDFYVEPGISFYVLCPDNMTGGIEHFHVWSESEDCLPFLQVAQDYITSCGKKTLLEVLDKVFTSFRPLLGLPDIDDETFEQYHAGMEEEPEADHQQMGVSQQ; this is encoded by the exons ATGGAGTTTAAGCAGCTGGTGGAGGTGGCAGAGAAGTGGTGTTCGTCGGTTCCGTTCGATCTGATCTTCGCggaggaggatgatgagagaAGACTGGACTTCTACGTAGAACCGGGAATCTCTTTCTATGTCCTTTGTCCGGATAACATGACGGGAGGGATTGAGCATTTC caTGTATGGAGTGAGAGTGAGGACTGCCTGCCATTCCTCCAGGTAGCTCAGGACTACATCACTTCatgtggaaagaaaacacttcTAGAGGTCCTGGACAAAGTGTTCACTTCCTTTAGACCT ttgctGGGTCTACCGGACATAGATGATGAGACGTTTGAGCAGTACCATGCAGGCATGGAGGAGGAGCCAGAGGCAGACCACCAGCAAATGGGAGTCAGCCAGCAGTGA